The Anaerolineae bacterium genomic interval TGCACGTGTCCTCCTGCGGCGTTTACACTGTTACCCTGACGGCCCAGCGGACTTCCGCCGCCCCCGCCTACGACGTCGTCCTGGACGTGCCCACCAGCACGTATGCGATCCTGGAGGTCCTGGGCTTTTCTGGCGCTACGCCGGTCTACACCGAAACGAGTGCCTTTGGCTATCACTGGTATTATTCCGACGCCTTTACCACGGCCACCACCGGGACAGTCCAGTTGCGGATACAGTTGCGCTGCGAAAGCGGCACTGCGCCCTTCCAGGGGACGCTTTACTATGATAATCGCTGTGCCGATAACGATACCTACCGGGAGCGATGTTCGGCTGGCGGCACCCTGGGCTCGCCGCGCATCATTGAGCCGCTTCCTATCCTGACCAAGTTCCCCGAGGTTATCTACGCCTATGGGGATGTGGTCACCTGGACGCTCATCGCGTATAACTCTGGCGCTGGTCCGGCCTACAGTGTGGTGCTGACCGACGCGCTGGGCAGCGACCTGCGCTACGTGGCTTCCTCCATCACC includes:
- a CDS encoding DUF11 domain-containing protein is translated as HVSSCGVYTVTLTAQRTSAAPAYDVVLDVPTSTYAILEVLGFSGATPVYTETSAFGYHWYYSDAFTTATTGTVQLRIQLRCESGTAPFQGTLYYDNRCADNDTYRERCSAGGTLGSPRIIEPLPILTKFPEVIYAYGDVVTWTLIAYNSGAGPAYSVVLTDALGSDLRYVASSITSTQGSVAGVTPITSAHLVTWVLPVIQPKEQVVIQYAAEIIGCDDLTNRFAGRQGCLGQTCQAAGPVRSRVELPPTILLNTNQAVTPIDTCYTRTVTVTVKNA